In Aspergillus nidulans FGSC A4 chromosome IV, a single window of DNA contains:
- a CDS encoding tRNA adenylyltransferase (transcript_id=CADANIAT00000124), with protein MFAYSCSSCAIRVFTRLTQRTTYFPRSPSFHQPTSHRIPIQLALFSCYMSRHQLGDFPSPRAKKRRRISTTTAAEAGVATMNPAADGTSQQLPTIQLTPCETTLKDLLLDVAQYIQDCDTANRHGDGTKTVLRFTGGWVRDKLLGVESHDIDVAINNMTGYQFGTMLKEYLDIPENLDKYKGQNGEKELSLHKIEANPEKSKHLETVTTKIFGFDVDLVNLRKEAYDENSRTPQMEFGTAEEDALRRDATINALFYNLNESKVEDLTGRGLDDMRDEIIRTPMEPYQTFKDDPLRVLRLIRFASRLGFRIDKDTENAMQHGDIGAALKLKISRERVGIEVQKMLQGPDPRGALHIIDRLNLYPIIFANFQDDVTADYSTWSLAYEALHRLCSEDDSGTISRVRSLLVRDPLETYYSWVIVAFAPWSTVPTRVQGTKLIPPRMAETARDSLRADNRTVNILKQTGTHWRNIIDVKTALVEGRMEGTAAEVRQQLGLHIRSWSTDWRFCVLLSLLQEIMQGGNFVKVVQSYDQFLSYIVEQDLQDVCDLKHIVKGDEIMEAFETRKKGPWVSNALKLVIEWQLLHPGVEDKEGALKYLQSKREEIGL; from the exons ATGTTCGCTTATTCTTGTTCCTCTTGTGCTATACGGGTCTTCACCAGGCTAACACAAAGAACAACGTATTTTCCTAGAAGCCCCTCATTTCACCAGCCCACTTCGCACCGCATTCCGATCCAGCTTGCTTTATTCAGCTGTTATATGAGCCGTCATCAGCTCGGTGATTTTCCCTCACCGCGCGCAAAGAAGAGACGGCGTATTTCTACTACCACGGCTGCGGAAGCCGGCGTTGCAACCATGAATCCAGCCGCGGACGGTACCTCGCAACAGCTCCCGACCATACAACTCACTCCCTGCGAAACTACGTTGaaggatcttcttctcgacgtCGCCCAGTATATTCAAGACTGCGATACAGCGAACAGACATGGCGATGGGACTAAGACTGTCCTTCGGTTCACAGGAGGCTGGGTGCGGGATAAGTTGTTGGGTGTGGAAAGCCATGACATTGACGTTGCGATAAATAACATGACTGGTTATCAGTTTGGTACTATGCTTAAAGAATATCTGGATATCCCCGAGAACTTGGATAAGTATAAAGGGCAGAATGGAGAGAAGGAACTCAGCCTCCATAAAATAGAGGCGAACCCAGAGAAGTCAAAGCATCTGGAAACTGTGACAACCAAGATATTTGGCTTCGACGTGGACTTGGTCAACCTCCGAAAGGAAGCGTACGATGAGAATAGTCGGACGCCTCAAATGGAGTTCGGAAcagcggaggaagatgcctTGCGCCGAGACGCGACGATAAATGCTCTGTTCTACAATTTAAATGAATCAAAGGTGGAGGATCTCACCGGGAGAGGTTTGGACGACATGCGTGATGAGATTATTCGGACGCCGATGGAGCCATATCAGACTTTCAAAGACGACCCCCTTCGAGTGCTGCGACTCATTCGCTTTGCTAGCCGACTAGGGTTCCGCATTGACAAAGATACAGAGAATGCAATGCAACatggcgatattggcgcCGCGCTCAAGCTCAAGATCAGTAGGGAACGTGTGGGCATAGAGGTGCAAAAGATGCTTCAAGGCCCTGATCCACGTGGTGCGCTTCACATCATTGATCGCCTTAACTTATATCCCATTATTTTCGCGAACTTCCAGGACGACGTTACAGCGGACTATTCCACTTGGTCTCTCGCTTACGAAGCGCTCCACCGCTTGTGTTCAGAGGATGATTCAGGAACTATCAGTCGAGTTCGCAGCTTGCTCGTTCGTGACCCTCTCGAGACATATTATTCCTGGGTTATTGTTGCATTTGCACCTTGGTCAACGGTTCCTACACGCGTTCAAGGAACGAAATTGATACCGCCGCGGATGGCGGAGACCGCACGGGACAGCCTGCGGGCGGATAACAGAACCGTGAATATACTAAAACAAACAGGTACCCATTGGCGCAACATCATTGATGTGAAAACCGCGCTGGTGGAAGGCCGAATGGAAGGAACAGCTGCGGAAGTTCGGCAGCAACTCGGGTTGCACATTCGATCATGGAGCACGGACTGGAGATTCTGTGTCCTCTTGTCGCTTCTACAGGAAATCATGCAGGGAGGGAACTTTGTCAAAG TGGTGCAAAGCTATGATCAATTCCTTTCCTACATTGTAGAGCAGGACCTCCAAGACGTCTGTGATCTGAAACATATAGTAAAAGGGGACGAAATCATGGAGGCATTCGAAACCAGAAAGAAGGGGCCCTGGGTCTCCAACGCTTTGAAGCTCGTAATTGAGTGGCAATTACTGCACCCTGGcgttgaagacaaggaagggGCTCTGAAGTATCTTCAATCTaagagagaagagatagGCCTATGA
- a CDS encoding NAD-dependent succinate-semialdehyde dehydrogenase (transcript_id=CADANIAT00000120) translates to MSLASLKRKDLFQQHGLIGDKWVSSSGGGTFTVTNPATLETLATLPEMNGADTESAITAAHTAFQSFRKTTARQRATWLRKWHALCVENIDDLALILTVENGKTLAEAKGEVLYAASFLEWFAGEAERVHGEVVPASNANQRILTVKQPLGVAACLAPWNFPIAMITRKVGAALAAGCTTVWKPAGETPLSALAQAVLAREAGFPSGTINVITTLNSVAEVGAALCNSKLVRKLSFTGSTRIGKLLASQCSQNLTKLSLELGGNSPFIVFDDAKVETAVEACILAKFRNSGQTCVTANRIFVQEGIYDRFSAALVEKVKALKVGNGVEEGVIIGPLTHERAVEKAVAHIKDAQEKGASLLLGGSPCQPNNLPGYFLEPTVLGKMSTEALTTREEVFAPVVALYPFKTEEEVLAKANDCDVGLGSYVITESMPRMWRVAESLEVGMVGINMGTLSAAESPFGGVKESGYGREGGRQGIEEYMTVKSILMNVAA, encoded by the exons ATGTCGCTCGCCTCGTTGAAACGCAAAGACCTCTTCCAGCAACATGGGCTCATCGGCGACAAATGGGTCTCGTCGTCTGGCGGCGGCACATTCACCGTCACAAATCCAGCAACTCTTGAGACTCTCGCTACTCTTCCTGAGATGAACGGTGCAGACACTGAATCTGCCATCACAGCCGCGCACACTGCGTTCCAGTCCTTCAGAAAGACTACTGCCCGCCAACGCGCTACCTGGCTGCGGAAATGGCATGCCCTCTGCGTCGAGAATATCGATGACCTGGCGCTCATCCTAACCGTCGAGAACGGCAAGACTCTCGCCGAGGCGAAAGGCGAGGTTCTATACGCTGCATCCTTTCTTGAATGGTTTGCTGGTGAAGCTGAGCGAGTTCACGGCGAGGTCGTCCCTGCTTCAAATGCCAACCAGAGAATCTTGACTGTCAAGCAGCCCCTCGGTGTGGCTGCTTGTCTTGCACCCTGGAATTTTCCTATCGCCATGATCACGCGCAAGGTTGGCGCTGCGCTGGCGGCCGGGTGCACGACCGTCTGGAAACCAGCGGGTGAGACGCCGCTGAGTGCGCTTGCGCAGGCGGTCCTTGCAAGAGAAGCAGGGTTTCCAAGCGGTACTATCAACGTCATTACGACGCTGAACAGTGTCGCTGAAGTCGGAGCGGCATTATGCAATTCCAAGCTTGTGCGGAAGCTCAGCTTTACGGGCTCGACACGCATCGGCAAGCTCCTGGCAAGCCAGTGCAGCCAAAACCTTACCAAGCTGTCTCTGGAACTCGGCGGAAACAGCCCTTTTATTGTTTTTGATGATGCGAAGGTTGAGACGGCTGTCGAGGCCTGTATTCTCGCCAAGTTCAGGAACTCCGGGCAGACCTGTGTCACGGCGAACCGCATTTTCGTGCAGGAGGGTATCTATGACCGGTTTTCGGCAGCactggtcgagaaggtcaaggCGCTGAAGGTTGGGAATGGTGTCGAGGAGGGTGTGATCATTGGACCTCTGACGCATGAGCGCGCTGTTGAAAAGGCCGTCGCCCATATAAAAG ACGCGCAAGAAAAGGGCGcctccctcctccttggCGGCTCCCCGTGCCAGCCCAACAACCTGCCAGGTTACTTCCTTGAGCCAACTGTGCTAGGCAAGATGTCTACCGAGGCCCTCACAACTCGGGAAGAGGTCTTTGCACCAGTTGTAGCGTTGTACCCATTcaaaacagaagaagaggtgCTCGCCAAGGCAAACGATTGTGACGTCGGGTTAGGCAGTTATGTCATTACGGAGTCGATGCCGCGCATGTGGAGGGTTGCGGAGAGCCTGGAGGTTGGTATGGTTGGGATTAACATGGGCACGCTGAGTGCCGCTGAGAGTCCGTTTGGAGGCGTCAAAGAATCTGGCTACGGACGGGAAGGCGGACGCCAGGGTATTGAGGAATATATGACAGTCAAGAGTATCTTGATGAATGTCGCGGCTTAG
- a CDS encoding phosphatidylinositol-3,5-bisphosphate 5-phosphatase (transcript_id=CADANIAT00000121), with translation MPSSDGASRPPDSEASRAASLAGRSSRTASLGDSSSLISTATPEPNIAPEASFTSSTSHKTSEDQADGITNAQLDDDTLRRSPLSPFSPGPYNAPPAPPSIGEDAGEEEDEEPRIATSFQRDSISASAQKQRQVYLDTGGEDGIYRMHKFSLYETATWFYMVGMDLSDTRFRILKIERTCDTDDLNIIEDEIVYTKRQMSHLLDAIDDGNKSSGGLKLKCSAWAILGFVRFTGPYYMLLATKRSQVAMLGGHYVYKIDGTELISLTTSSSSSRFKPEKNPEEARYIAILHSLDLTRAFYFSYSYDITNTLQNNINRERKLHEDGLPRDFRQDFNTMFIWNHHLLTPAIMSLKNPYQWCLPIIHGYVEQAKMSVYGRLVYITIIARRSRYFAGARFLKRGANDLGYVANDVETEQIVSEMTTTSFHLAGPSLYANPLYTSYVQHRGSIPLYWTQENSGVSPKPDIELNLVDPFYSAAALHFDNLFARYGAPIYVLNLIKSRERTPRESKLLREFTNAVEYLNQFLPEDKKLIYKPWDMSRAAKSRDQDVIETLEDIAGEIIPKTGFFQNGQSPETGLKVQNGIARTNCIDCLDRTNAAQFVIGKRALGYQLHALGIIEGTTVEYDTDVVNLFTDMWHDHGDNIAIQYGGSHLVNTMATYRKINQWSSHSRDMVESFKRYYNNSFLDAQRQEAYNLFLGNYIFSQGQPMLWDLSTDYYLHHADPRYWANKKKPNYIKWYTEENLKKREVPVPPVPPKEPLSRYDDYWFEYYRPLAVSSFSKIFSYKMNSTLRYLPFRPTSTDDYNLSPFVPRISHEQLNRERPQRSVKIQEPEPLANPPNPHQPYTAEKRPGIMKPISSLGTLQNTNAASSHPSMDSSLTNPTPSKAQIAQWTLGQLVSDSLNPSVTAAEAEEYERYINHPLKVPLVVTSEDELTAASIREHEANLDLVEYMNKCNVEEYTLSANAEENLADYAEFLHVSEEGLTVVEADKDKKRYKRYGQWLKGKSLFKQRVET, from the coding sequence ATGCCGAGCTCCGACGGAGCCTCTCGGCCGCCAGATTCGGAAGCCAGTCGTGCAGCCTCTCTCGCTGGGCGCTCCTCTCGGACCGCTTCCCTCGGTGACAGTAGCTCACTAATCTCCACCGCGACACCGGAGCCCAACATCGCACCTGAAGCCTCATTTACGTCCTCAACCAGCCACAAGACTTCCGAAGATCAGGCAGATGGGATAACAAACGCCCaacttgatgatgatactcTGAGACGCTCCCCTCTCTCACCGTTCAGTCCAGGGCCCTATAACGCGCCGCCCGCTCCGCCCTCCATCGGCGAAGATGccggtgaggaagaggatgaagagccGCGCATCGCGACTTCGTTCCAGCGCGACTCAATATCTGCGTCAGCTCAGAAGCAGCGGCAAGTCTATTTAGACACTGGTGGGGAAGATGGGATATACCGGATGCACAAGTTTTCGCTCTACGAGACGGCGACGTGGTTCTATATGGTTGGTATGGATTTGTCCGATACAAGATTTCGAATCTTGAAGATTGAGCGAACTTGCGATACGGACGATCTTAATATCATTGAGGATGAGATCGTTTATACGAAGAGGCAGATGAGTCACTTGCTGGATGCAATCGACGATGGGAATAAGAGTTCCGGTgggttgaagctgaagtGCAGTGCTTGGGCTATACTTGGCTTCGTGCGGTTTACTGGGCCTTATTACATGCTTCTGGCTACGAAGAGAAGTCAGGTGGCCATGCTAGGAGGTCATTATGTCTATAAGATCGATGGGACGGAGTTAATCTCGCTTACGACGTCTTCGAGCTCGTCACGGTTTAAACCTGAGAAGAACCCAGAGGAAGCGAGGTACATTGCAATCCTCCACAGTCTTGATCTCACCCGAGCGTTCTATTTCAGCTATTCGTACGATATTACCAACACATTGCAGAACAATATCAATCGAGAACGCAAGCTGCATGAGGATGGACTACCGAGGGATTTCCGGCAGGATTTCAATACGATGTTTATTTGGAACCACCATCTCCTTACCCCGGCTATCATGAGCCTGAAGAATCCTTACCAGTGGTGTCTGCCTATAATCCACGGGTATGTCGAGCAGGCCAAGATGTCCGTTTATGGGCGGCTTGTAtacatcaccatcatcgcTCGACGATCTCGGTACTTTGCCGGAGCACGATTCTTGAAAAGAGGCGCCAACGATCTTGGTTATGTAGCAAATGATGTAGAGACCGAGCAAATTGTGTCCGAGATGACTACGACCTCGTTCCATTTGGCAGGCCCAAGTCTCTACGCAAATCCTCTATATACGTCTTATGTCCAGCATCGAGGGAGTATTCCGCTGTACTGGACGCAGGAAAACTCGGGTGTCAGTCCAAAGCCCGACATCGAGTTGAACTTGGTGGATCCGTTCTACTCTGCTGCGGCCCTACATTTTGACAACCTGTTTGCACGATACGGCGCACCGATATAcgtcctcaacctcatcaagTCGCGCGAACGGACACCTCGCGAATCAAAATTGTTGAGGGAATTCACAAACGCTGTGGAGTATCTCAACCAGTTTCTGCCTGAAGATAAGAAGCTCATATATAAGCCCTGGGATATGAGTCGGGCAGCCAAAAGCCGGGATCAAGATGTTATCGAAACCTTGGAAGATATCGCGGGCGAGATCATTCCAAAAACCGGCTTCTTTCAAAATGGACAAAGTCCGGAGACTGGGTTAAAAGTGCAAAATGGGATCGCGAGAACGAATTGCATTGACTGTCTTGACCGTACAAATGCTGCACAGTTTGTGATTGGAAAAAGAGCACTGGGGTACCAGCTTCATGCTCTGGGTATTATTGAAGGAACGACTGTTGAGTACGATACGGATGTTGTCAACCTTTTTACCGATATGTGGCATGATCATGGCGACAACATCGCCATCCAGTACGGTGGGTCGCATCTTGTCAACACCATGGCTACGTACCGCAAGATCAACCAGTGGAGTAGCCATTCTCGCGACATGGTGGAGAGTTTCAAAAGGTACTACAATAACTCTTTCCTCGATGCCCAGCGTCAGGAAGCGTACAACCTGTTTTTAGGAAACTATATCTTCTCACAGGGACAGCCCATGCTCTGGGATCTTTCCACCGATTACTACCTGCATCACGCAGACCCCAGGTACTGGGCGAACAAAAAGAAGCCCAACTATATCAAATGGTATACAGAAGAGAACTTGAAGAAACGCGAAGTGCCCGTTCCCCCGGTTCCGCCAAAAGAACCATTATCCCGCTACGACGACTACTGGTTTGAGTACTACCGCCCACTAGCagtctcctccttttccaaAATTTTTTCGTACAAGATGAACTCGACACTCCGCTACCTGCCCTTCCGCCCAACATCCACAGACGATTATAACCTCAGTCCTTTTGTCCCGCGCATCTCCCACGAACAGCTTAACCGCGAACGCCCCCAACGAAGCGTCAAGATTCAAGAGCCAGAGCCGCTGGCCAACCCTCCAAATCCTCACCAGCCATATACAGCTGAAAAACGCCCGGGGATAATGAAACCCATTTCTTCACTCGGAACACTCCAAAACACAAACGCCGCCTCCAGCCACCCATCTATGGACTCCTCACTCACAAACCCCACCCCCAGCAAAGCCCAAATCGCCCAGTGGACGCTCGGTCAACTCGTGTCCGACTCCCTCAATCCCTCCGTGACAGCCGCAGAGGCCGAAGAGTACGAGCGCTACATCAACCACCCGCTTAAAGTCCCACTGGTCGTGACGTCTGAGGATGAACTAACCGCTGCATCAATACGTGAGCACGAAGCTAATCTGGATCTGGTCGAATACATGAATAAGTGCAACGTGGAGGAATATACCCTTAGCGCGAACGCTGAGGAGAATCTAGCGGACTACGCGGAATTCTTGCATGTTTCCGAGGAGGGGCTCACAGTTGTCGAGGCGGATAAGGATAAGAAGAGATATAAGCGGTATGGGCAGTGGTTGAAGGGGAAGAGCCTTTTCAAGCAGAGGGTCGAGACTTAG
- a CDS encoding tRNA adenylyltransferase (transcript_id=CADANIAT00000123) yields the protein MERLRNAANAALQQPALTPIPDLILADLTPIAVSQLWQETSTYSSSDNSEILQNLLIAEASFRKQSPENLSDMDKSAINRFYAWATQDESRQRSTLAVSVISRLNALLPFEQSECVSSVVIALASFSSDADAWNTHEAFTASTAMLRDFVEASSFWLTIESILKSRVRPIFAKAKNPAITESGRKNFHPIPLPRFDSSILDPETKPWKLQDAYITTVFAWIVNQYKPTDINTLEAHFPLLVPPTLSLIDDSSHFYKRLGCILLSQFLVPIRESKSDILRRTNLSSVFEDAIRPLFHSLPTITPEDDSIQLLSEAYPALRSLVQTSYRLSSATNRSTSSPRQLTDEEKFISTTTKTLRDHLIPSFHHISSTNPTTSSGSTFASFPHPRLSTFLLEQIAITCAEIGIHTTKYLQEIIPLIYSTLSNPFGTAHPPLLLSALSATRAVILNAYPRLWRWRGEMLGAICSCWIHIFEEEGESKRVDGNKADELGNLKKQLQGAVYLLRYALEHPVHVNTDHGQREAKENIGKEIQMLVEADESLKTCLLAEINSDDPTYFGYNT from the exons ATGGAAAGACTGCGTAATGCGGCGAATGCGGCTCTCCAACAGCCAGCACTCACGCCCATTCCAGACTTAATCCTAGCGGACCTCACTCCAATCGCTGTCAGTCAGCTATGGCAAGAAACATCCACCTACAGTAGCTCAGATAACAGCGAA ATTCTTCAAAACCTCCTCATTGCTGAGGCGTCTTTCAGAAAACAGTCTCCTGAGAACTTGTCGGACATGGATAAGAGTGCCATCAACAGATTCTACGCCTGGGCTA CGCAGGATGAAAGTCGACAACGGTCTACGCTCGCTGTGTCGGTCATTTCACGGCTGAACGCCCTGCTTCCATTTGAGCAGTCCGAATGCGTGTCCAGTGTCGTTATTGCTTTGGCAAGCTTCTCCTCAGATGCAGACGCGTGGAATACACATGAGGCCTTCACTGCTTCCACTGCCATGCTGAGGGACTTCGTAGAGGCATCGTCTTTCTGGCTGACAATAGAATCCATCCTCAAAAGCCGGGTCCGACCTATCTTCGCCAAAGCGAAGAACCCGGCCATCACGGAATCTGGCCGGAAGAATTTCCACCCTATTCCGTTGCCACGATTTGATTCGAGTATTCTAGATCCTGAgacgaagccatggaagTTGCAAGACGCCTACATCACGACTGTTTTCGCCTGGATTGTCAACCAATACAAG CCCACCGACATCAACACCCTTGAAGCCCACTTCCCCCTCCTAGTCCCGCCTACTCTCTCCTTGATAGACGACAGCAGCCATTTCTACAAGCGCCTAGGCTGTATCTTGCTTTCCCAATTCCTAGTCCCCATTCGTGAAAGCAAATCAGATATTCTCCGCCGGACAAACCTCTCCTCTGTCTTCGAGGACGCTATCAGACCACTCTTCCACTCCCTACCAACAATCACGCCAGAAGATGACTCTATCCAGCTTCTCAGTGAAGCATACCCCGCGCTGCGTTCTCTCGTCCAAACGAGCTACAGACTATCATCGGCCACGAACCGAAGTACCTCGTCCCCTCGACAGCTAACAGACGAAGAGAAGTTTATATCAACTACAACAAAAACTCTACGCGACCATCTCATCCCATCCTTTCACCACATCAGCTCAACGAACCCAACCACGAGCTCAGGCTCTaccttcgcttcctttcctcaTCCGCGCCTCTCAACTTTCCTTCTTGAACAGATCGCAATAACCTGTGCAGAAATCGGTATTCATACAACCAAATATCTTCAAGAGATCATTCCGCTCATCTACAGCACACTCTCCAACCCCTTTGGCACTGCACACCCACCTCTCCTTCTATCCGCACTTTCCGCCACAAGAGCCGTGATTCTCAACGCATACCCGCGGTTATGGAGATGGCGGGGGGAGATGCTTGGTGCTATCTGCTCATGCTGGATTCATatctttgaagaagagggagaatcAAAGCGTGTTGATGGGAACAAAGCAGACGAGCTGGGAAACTTAAAGAAACAACTTCAAGGCGCCGTGTATCTGCTTAGATATGCACTTGAGCATCCTGTGCATGTGAATACCGATCACGGGCAACGGGAGGCAAAGGAGAACATTGGGAAGGAGATACAAATGTTggttgaggctgatgagAGTTTGAAGACGTGCCTACTTGCTGAAATTAACTCTGATGACCCGACTTATTTTGGATACAACACATGA
- a CDS encoding glycosyl hydrolase family 43 protein (transcript_id=CADANIAT00000122), protein MHRRFKILYFALVAKYARAALDIIPGATWTADSTSKHMAPDSCMISCLPSPQYQPLTLHSEEDGTYYMIGEEKTDGALFQAVNCYSSTNLVEWTFVNQLLTVTEEEGADLGPNRIVERPKVIKNDNTGQYVMWMHIDSTDYADARVGIATGNSVCEDYVYRESFRPLGFQSRDIGLFKDEDGSAYLLSEDREYGTRIIRLTDDYLHVANVTFGWEYFAESPALIKRGETYFIFGSHLTGWSPNDNIYSTATSLSGPWTDWTEVAPVGSNTFSSQVNYVLPLGTDKAIYMGDRWVSSNLGASTYIWLPLQIDGTTATASLTWYDSWSVDLASGTWNAEEDETVYEGEDGALSGGARLIDCSRCSGSTAAGYIGGAGDGENDGAVTLQVDYATQSTDSARITLNIHYLNGDTDPRYAAVSVNGGEAQTIAFLSTNQLSGSGSSAVHVDLVQGVNTVQISGVEGGGWGPDIDQVAVPL, encoded by the exons ATGCATCGACGTTTCAAGATTCTATATTTTGCTCTGGTTGCGAAATACGCCAGGGCAGCCCTGGATATTATCCCCGGCGCAACTTGGACTGCT GACAGCACATCCAAGCACATGGCGCCGGACTCATGTATGATTTCTTGCCTCCCATCACCTCAATATCAACCACTAACATTACACAGCGAAGAGGACGGAACTTACTATATGATTGGCGAAGAGAAAACCGATGGGGCCCTCTTCCAAGCCGTTAACTGCTACTCATCTACGAATCTAGTCGAATGGACATTTGTGAACCAACTGCTCACTGtcacggaagaagagggcgcagACCTCGGCCCAAATCGCATTGTTGAACGGCCTAAGGTCATTAAGAACGACAATACAGGCCAATATGTCATGTGGATGCATATTGATTCAACGGATTATGCGGATGCAAGAGTCGGCATTGCCACGGGGAATAGTGTTTGCGAAGACTATGTGTATAGGGAGAGTTTTCGGCCGTTGGGTTTCCAAAGCCGAGATATTGGGCTATtcaaagatgaggatggctcAGCTTACTTGCTTAGCGAGGAT CGTGAATACGGAACTCGAATCATAAGACTTACAGATGACTACCTCCATGTCGCGAATGTGACCTTTGGCTGGGAGTACTTTGCTGAATCTCCGGCCCTTATCAAACGCGGCGAGACATATTTCATTTTTGGATCTCATCTGACGGGATGGTCGCCTAATGACAAT ATCTATTCCACTGCGACTTCTCTCTCTGGACCATGGACGGACTGGACCGAAGTCGCCCCCGTCGGCTCAAACACCTTCTCTAGTCAGGTTAATTACGTCTTACCTCTAGGCACGGACAAGGCAATTTACATGGGTGATCGATGGGTCTCATCGAATCTAGGCGCGAGTACTTACATCTGGCTTCCATTACAGATTGACGGGACAACGGCCACCGCGAGTCTGACGTGGTATGATTCGTGGAGTGTGGATCTGGCCTCTGGCACTTGGAAtgcagaggaagacgagacgGTgtatgaaggcgaagacggGGCCCTTTCCGGCGGTGCCCGGCTCATCGACTGCTCCCGGTGCAGTGGCTCGACTGCAGCAGGGTATATCGGCGGTGCTGGGGACGGCGAGAATGACGGTGCTGTTACCCTTCAGGTCGACTACGCGACACAGAGTACGGACTCGGCGCGTATAACTCTAAACATCCATTATCTAAACGGCGATACAGACCCCCGTTATGCCGCTGTGTCTGTCAATGGTGGCGAGGCGCAGACGATAGCTTTTTTATCAACTAACCAGCTTTCTGGTAGCGGTAGCAGTGCTGTACATGTTGACTTGGTCCAGGGCGTTAATACTGTCCAAATATCGggcgtggaaggaggagggtggGGACCGGATATTGATCAGGTGGCAGTGCCCTTGTAA